A stretch of Streptomyces vietnamensis DNA encodes these proteins:
- a CDS encoding NADP-dependent isocitrate dehydrogenase yields MTDSTIIYTHTDEAPALATYSFLPVVQAYASQAGVTVETRDISLAGRIIAVFPEFLEEGQRIADALSELGDLAKTPGANIIKLPNVSASIPQLKAAIAELQAQGYALPDYPDDPQTDQDKDVRARYDKIKGSAVNPVLREGNSDRRAPGSVKNYAKTHPHRMGAWTPESKTNVATMSENDFASTEKSTVIAKDDTLRFEFAAADGTVSELREPLKVIAGEVVDAAVMRAAALRTFLGEQVSRAKAEGVLFSVHLKATMMKVSDPIVFGHVVRAFFPNTFAKYGEALAAAGLSPNDGLGTVLGGLDALPNGAEIKASFEAELAEGPALAMVDSDKGITNLHVPSDVIVDASMPAMIRTSGHMWGPDGQEADTLAVLPDHSYSGVYQAVIEDCRAHGAFDPSTMGSVPNVGLMAQKAEEYGSHDKTFEIAQAGTVRLIDSEGNVVLEQEVAEGDIFRACQTKDLPIQDWVKLAVTRARATGAPAVFWLDENRAHDAQLIAKVKQYLPEHDTEGLDIKILSPVEATKFSLERIRRGEDTISVTGNVLRDYLTDLFPILELGTSAKMLSVVPLMAGGGLFETGAGGSAPKHVQQLVKENYLRWDSLGEFFALAASFEHLATSTGNTRAQVLADTLDRATGTFLNEDKSPTRRLGGIDNRGSHFYLALYWAQELAAQTEDAELAKAFAPLAETLTANEQKIVDELIAVQGSPADIGGYYQPDPAKAAAVMRPSATFNEAIASLA; encoded by the coding sequence GTGACTGACTCGACCATCATCTACACCCACACTGACGAGGCGCCCGCCCTGGCGACGTACTCGTTCCTGCCCGTGGTCCAGGCGTATGCCTCGCAGGCCGGCGTCACGGTCGAGACGCGTGACATCTCCCTCGCGGGCCGCATCATCGCCGTCTTCCCCGAGTTCCTGGAGGAGGGCCAGCGCATCGCCGACGCCCTCTCCGAGCTCGGCGACCTGGCCAAGACGCCCGGCGCCAACATCATCAAGCTGCCGAACGTCTCGGCGTCCATCCCGCAGCTCAAGGCCGCGATCGCCGAGCTCCAGGCGCAGGGCTACGCCCTCCCGGACTACCCGGACGACCCGCAGACGGACCAGGACAAGGACGTCCGCGCCCGTTACGACAAGATCAAGGGCTCGGCCGTCAACCCGGTCCTGCGCGAGGGCAACTCCGACCGCCGCGCGCCGGGCTCGGTCAAGAACTACGCCAAGACCCACCCGCACCGCATGGGCGCCTGGACCCCCGAGTCCAAGACGAACGTCGCCACGATGAGCGAGAACGACTTCGCCTCCACGGAGAAGTCCACCGTCATCGCCAAGGACGACACCCTCCGCTTCGAGTTCGCCGCCGCCGACGGCACCGTCAGCGAGCTCCGCGAGCCGCTGAAGGTCATCGCCGGCGAGGTCGTCGACGCCGCCGTCATGCGCGCCGCCGCCCTGCGCACCTTCCTCGGCGAGCAGGTCTCCCGCGCCAAGGCCGAGGGCGTGCTCTTCTCCGTGCACCTCAAGGCCACGATGATGAAGGTCTCCGACCCGATCGTCTTCGGCCACGTCGTCCGCGCCTTCTTCCCGAACACCTTCGCGAAGTACGGCGAGGCGCTCGCCGCCGCCGGCCTGTCCCCGAACGACGGCCTCGGCACCGTCCTGGGCGGCCTCGACGCCCTCCCGAACGGCGCCGAGATCAAGGCCTCCTTCGAGGCCGAGCTCGCCGAGGGCCCCGCCCTGGCGATGGTCGACTCCGACAAGGGCATCACCAACCTGCACGTGCCGTCCGACGTCATCGTCGACGCCTCGATGCCGGCCATGATCCGCACCTCCGGCCACATGTGGGGCCCGGACGGCCAGGAGGCCGACACCCTCGCGGTCCTCCCGGACCACAGCTACTCCGGCGTGTACCAGGCCGTCATCGAGGACTGCCGCGCCCACGGCGCCTTCGACCCGTCGACCATGGGCTCCGTCCCGAACGTCGGCCTCATGGCGCAGAAGGCCGAGGAGTACGGCTCCCACGACAAGACCTTCGAGATCGCCCAGGCCGGCACCGTCCGCCTGATCGACTCCGAGGGCAACGTCGTCCTGGAGCAGGAGGTCGCCGAGGGCGACATCTTCCGCGCCTGCCAGACCAAGGACCTGCCCATCCAGGACTGGGTCAAGCTGGCCGTCACCCGCGCCCGCGCCACCGGCGCCCCGGCCGTCTTCTGGCTGGACGAGAACCGCGCCCACGACGCGCAGCTCATCGCCAAGGTCAAGCAGTACCTGCCGGAGCACGACACCGAGGGCCTGGACATCAAGATCCTCTCCCCGGTCGAGGCCACCAAGTTCTCCCTGGAGCGCATCCGCCGCGGCGAGGACACCATCTCCGTCACCGGCAACGTCCTGCGCGACTACCTGACCGACCTCTTCCCGATCCTGGAGCTGGGCACCAGCGCCAAGATGCTGTCGGTCGTCCCGCTGATGGCCGGCGGCGGCCTCTTCGAGACCGGCGCCGGCGGCTCCGCCCCGAAGCACGTCCAGCAGCTCGTCAAGGAGAACTACCTCCGCTGGGACAGCCTCGGCGAGTTCTTCGCCCTGGCCGCCTCCTTCGAGCACCTCGCGACCAGCACGGGCAACACCCGCGCCCAGGTCCTCGCCGACACCCTCGACCGCGCCACCGGCACCTTCCTCAACGAGGACAAGTCGCCGACCCGCCGCCTCGGTGGTATCGACAACCGCGGCAGCCACTTCTACCTGGCCCTGTACTGGGCCCAGGAGCTGGCCGCCCAGACCGAGGACGCGGAGCTGGCCAAGGCCTTCGCCCCGCTCGCCGAGACGCTCACCGCCAACGAGCAGAAGATCGTCGACGAGCTGATCGCCGTCCAGGGCTCCCCGGCCGACATCGGCGGCTACTACCAGCCCGACCCGGCCAAGGCCGCGGCCGTGATGCGCCCGTCCGCCACGTTCAACGAGGCCATCGCGTCCCTCGCCTGA
- a CDS encoding phosphatase PAP2 family protein has translation MASYDRPRAGGSPRPLETGDTWWYAAVAGETAGSFRTRVRTRTRRACLGAVLLLTVVYAGLVLAATGRRWGDAAVTGRRADTAAATVLREHPSLAGLTTLSLIVGCVLLLAVGLIRKRYVLTGAAAGAVVTALAVTGLLQRYAPRPRFADTAAGALVPSGFPSAQTTLALGIALALVLVVPYRQRALVVGAATLWAAAVGAYTIAAGQHRPGDVIAAALVVLAVVSGLLAVIARKGKVRPGPRRGPGPPGLPATLPLALLALAGLGAGLWLLGDTLALPAAAPYDPAELRLAHRCGQALAAGVTAAAGLTLLAVLRRVDVDGPPAPYRLGGPFVEAAGVPQDGELVGPFTEDGDHEIS, from the coding sequence ATGGCTTCCTACGACAGGCCCCGCGCCGGCGGCTCCCCGAGGCCGCTGGAGACCGGTGACACCTGGTGGTACGCCGCCGTGGCCGGCGAGACCGCCGGCTCGTTCCGCACACGGGTCCGCACCCGGACCCGGCGTGCCTGCCTCGGGGCCGTCCTCCTCCTCACGGTCGTCTACGCGGGACTCGTGCTCGCCGCGACCGGCCGCCGCTGGGGCGACGCCGCGGTGACCGGTCGGCGCGCCGACACCGCCGCCGCCACGGTGCTCCGCGAGCACCCCTCCCTCGCCGGGCTCACCACCCTCTCCCTGATCGTCGGCTGCGTCCTCCTCCTCGCCGTCGGCCTCATACGCAAGCGGTACGTCCTCACCGGCGCCGCCGCCGGTGCGGTCGTCACCGCCCTCGCCGTCACCGGGCTCCTCCAGCGGTACGCGCCCCGCCCCCGGTTCGCCGACACCGCCGCCGGCGCCCTCGTCCCGAGCGGCTTCCCCAGCGCCCAGACCACGCTCGCCCTCGGCATCGCCCTCGCCCTGGTCCTCGTCGTCCCCTACCGGCAGCGCGCCCTCGTCGTGGGCGCCGCCACGCTCTGGGCCGCCGCCGTCGGCGCGTACACCATCGCGGCGGGACAGCACCGGCCCGGCGACGTCATCGCCGCCGCCCTCGTCGTCCTCGCCGTGGTCTCCGGCCTCCTCGCCGTCATCGCCCGCAAGGGCAAGGTCCGCCCCGGCCCACGGCGCGGGCCCGGCCCGCCCGGCCTCCCGGCGACCCTCCCGCTCGCCCTCCTGGCCCTGGCCGGCCTCGGCGCCGGGCTCTGGCTGCTCGGCGACACCCTCGCGCTGCCCGCCGCCGCCCCGTACGACCCGGCCGAGCTCCGGCTCGCCCACCGCTGCGGCCAGGCCCTCGCCGCGGGGGTGACCGCCGCCGCCGGACTGACCCTGCTCGCCGTGCTCCGCCGCGTCGACGTGGACGGCCCGCCCGCCCCGTACCGGCTCGGCGGGCCCTTCGTGGAGGCCGCGGGCGTCCCGCAGGACGGCGAGCTCGTGGGGCCCTTTACCGAGGACGGCGATCACGAGATATCTTGA
- a CDS encoding glycoside hydrolase family 15 protein, producing the protein MAGRIEDYALVGDLETAALVGTDGSVDWWCAPRFDSPASLAALLGNPDHGRWLLAPVGNSRCSRRSYRGDTLVLDTVWETLSGTVRVTDFMPPRYAGEPAPRIVRIVEGVTGRVDVRGELSVRFDHGSIVPWSRSTGRHTAVYVAGPDSAHLDCGPGVELAVTRDRTTCEFTVTAGRRVVFVLGWRPSHAPAPPPVSPADVDAALARTLAFWNDWAAALRYEGPAREAVIRSLLTLKALTYAPTGGIVAAPTTSLPESIGGRRNWDYRFCWLRDSTFTLSCLLRSGYRREALAWTGWLLRAVAGDPADIQPLYGVEGQRRLPETYADWLSGYENSRPVRFGNAAVDQFQLDIYGEVLSTVYSAVRAGVVLDPPAWALVASLLEYLGERWQEPDEGIWEVRGPRRHFVHSKVMAWVAADRAVRLARVAGLRGSLARWQALRAELHAEICARGWSEEQLSFTQYYGSAQVDATALLIPRLGFLPADDPRVLGTIRAMERLDDHGFLRRYGDVRDGGTHDLDDLGGTEGSFVACTFWYADALAMTGRADEARTVFERVLDVRNDVGLLAEEWDPVAGRQLGNMPQALSHVALVNTAFTLYGTRRHGRDHARHLAVA; encoded by the coding sequence ATGGCAGGGCGAATTGAGGACTACGCCCTCGTCGGTGACCTGGAGACCGCGGCGCTCGTCGGGACCGACGGGTCCGTCGACTGGTGGTGCGCGCCCCGCTTCGACTCGCCCGCCTCTCTCGCCGCCCTCCTCGGGAATCCGGACCACGGCCGCTGGCTCCTCGCCCCGGTCGGCAACAGCCGCTGTTCGCGCCGGAGTTACCGCGGGGACACGCTCGTCCTCGACACCGTCTGGGAGACCCTCTCCGGAACCGTCCGGGTCACCGACTTCATGCCGCCGCGGTACGCGGGCGAGCCCGCCCCGAGGATCGTCAGGATCGTCGAGGGGGTCACCGGACGCGTCGACGTACGGGGCGAGTTGAGCGTCCGCTTCGACCACGGCAGCATCGTCCCCTGGAGCCGGTCGACCGGCCGGCACACCGCCGTCTACGTCGCCGGACCGGACTCCGCCCACCTCGACTGCGGGCCCGGCGTCGAACTCGCCGTCACCCGGGACCGTACGACCTGCGAGTTCACCGTCACGGCCGGCCGGCGGGTCGTCTTCGTCCTCGGCTGGCGTCCCTCGCACGCCCCTGCGCCGCCGCCCGTCTCGCCCGCCGACGTCGACGCCGCCCTCGCCCGTACCCTCGCCTTCTGGAACGACTGGGCCGCCGCCCTCCGCTACGAAGGGCCCGCGCGCGAGGCCGTGATCCGCTCCCTGCTCACCCTCAAGGCCCTCACGTACGCCCCCACCGGCGGCATCGTCGCCGCGCCCACCACTTCCCTCCCCGAGTCCATCGGCGGGCGCCGCAACTGGGACTACCGCTTCTGCTGGCTGCGCGACTCCACCTTCACCCTCTCCTGTCTGCTCCGCAGCGGATACCGCAGGGAGGCGCTGGCCTGGACGGGCTGGCTGCTGCGCGCCGTCGCGGGAGACCCGGCCGACATCCAGCCGCTGTACGGGGTCGAGGGGCAGCGCCGCCTCCCCGAGACGTACGCCGACTGGCTGTCCGGCTACGAGAACTCACGGCCCGTCAGGTTCGGCAACGCGGCCGTCGACCAGTTCCAGCTCGACATCTACGGCGAGGTGCTCAGCACCGTCTACTCGGCCGTCCGGGCCGGCGTCGTCCTCGACCCCCCGGCCTGGGCCCTGGTCGCCTCGCTCCTGGAGTACCTGGGCGAACGCTGGCAGGAACCCGACGAGGGCATCTGGGAAGTCCGCGGCCCGCGCCGCCACTTCGTCCACTCCAAGGTCATGGCCTGGGTCGCCGCCGACCGCGCCGTCCGCCTCGCCCGCGTGGCCGGACTGCGCGGCTCCCTGGCGCGCTGGCAGGCCCTCCGCGCCGAACTGCACGCGGAGATCTGCGCCCGCGGCTGGAGCGAGGAGCAGCTGTCCTTCACCCAGTACTACGGGAGCGCGCAGGTCGACGCCACCGCCCTGCTGATCCCCCGGCTCGGCTTCCTCCCCGCCGACGACCCCCGCGTCCTCGGCACGATCCGGGCGATGGAACGGCTCGACGACCACGGGTTCCTGCGCCGGTACGGCGACGTCCGGGACGGCGGCACCCACGACCTCGACGACCTCGGCGGCACCGAGGGGAGCTTCGTCGCCTGCACGTTCTGGTACGCCGACGCCCTCGCCATGACCGGCCGCGCCGACGAGGCCCGGACCGTCTTCGAGCGGGTCCTCGACGTCCGCAACGACGTCGGGCTCCTCGCCGAGGAATGGGACCCGGTGGCCGGCCGCCAGCTCGGCAACATGCCCCAGGCGCTCAGTCATGTCGCCCTGGTGAACACGGCGTTCACCCTGTACGGCACGCGCCGCCACGGCCGCGACCACGCCCGCCACCTCGCTGTGGCATGA
- a CDS encoding glycosyltransferase family 2 protein yields the protein MSSDSHPLRRSTDRAPGSGTLTVSLVLTARPDDGDPGAALDRLLGQVPPTVREVVLIGGPAGRSEERAGLTVRRLGGWDFTRGDIPHAGLLAATGDLIVLMNADGSMSPHEIPHYLHYLESGYDFVKGSRFIAGGDYADYPLSRRLGHRALLRVAHRLYGQHLTDLWYGFCAFRRPFVDLLDLREDGVELGAELVAHALHYGLRVAEVPSLELPRRHGPSHPRTLRDGARILGTLLDERPHNTLSRLARGPLRSSRS from the coding sequence ATGAGTAGCGATTCGCATCCTCTGCGCAGGTCGACCGACCGGGCGCCCGGCTCCGGCACCCTGACGGTGAGTCTCGTCCTCACGGCCCGCCCCGACGACGGGGACCCGGGAGCTGCGCTCGACCGGCTCCTCGGCCAGGTGCCCCCGACCGTGCGGGAGGTGGTCCTGATCGGCGGCCCCGCCGGGCGGAGCGAGGAACGCGCCGGGCTCACGGTGCGTCGGCTCGGGGGCTGGGACTTCACCCGGGGCGACATTCCGCACGCGGGACTGCTCGCGGCGACCGGGGACCTGATCGTCCTGATGAACGCCGACGGAAGCATGTCGCCGCACGAGATCCCGCACTATCTGCACTATCTGGAAAGCGGTTACGACTTCGTCAAGGGATCGCGTTTCATCGCGGGCGGGGATTACGCCGACTATCCGCTGTCGCGACGCCTCGGACATCGTGCGCTGCTGCGGGTCGCCCACCGGCTGTACGGCCAGCACCTGACGGATCTCTGGTACGGATTCTGCGCGTTCCGGCGCCCCTTCGTCGATCTGCTCGACCTGCGCGAGGACGGCGTGGAGCTCGGGGCCGAACTGGTCGCGCACGCACTGCACTACGGGCTGCGCGTCGCCGAGGTGCCGAGCCTCGAACTGCCGCGCCGCCACGGCCCGTCACACCCCCGCACCCTCCGCGACGGCGCCCGCATCCTCGGCACGCTCCTCGACGAACGGCCGCACAACACCCTGTCGCGCTTGGCGCGCGGCCCCCTCCGGAGCTCCCGCAGTTGA